The Streptomyces sp. CC0208 genome window below encodes:
- a CDS encoding DUF6408 family protein, with product MSPVEYKPERPRNWIRDILVGVAASLGSDLVRALVQAAVHLLG from the coding sequence ATGAGCCCCGTCGAGTACAAGCCTGAACGCCCCCGCAACTGGATCCGCGACATCCTCGTCGGTGTCGCCGCGAGCCTCGGCTCGGACCTGGTGCGGGCCCTCGTCCAGGCAGCGGTGCACCTCCTCGGCTGA
- a CDS encoding DUF2075 domain-containing protein — MLLRKSVAELRPLIVPVGAEHLPLTQQLIHEYVQTHPNKKQPGNGLVASWDHSLPDVIEALLARNLDNVEVLIEYATPGMAGEADAILAGQHPTTQDLSYVVVELKQWRKAVVSPTNPIAVDAGYGKPKLHPVRQVQRYCEYLIQHLAPLHGHPDRIAGVALLHNARHEVAALFDLPRSAHGRLYTRDQLGDFEAFLASRLDPGVSGARAADVLCRATQYEAPSSSEAFSRVGSPHPVFALQKEQEIAFQEVYEKVRAGGAKSGRKKVVIIQGGPGSGKTAVAVELLRTLRQEGHEVVHASGSRSFTRNLRRAAVDAAPRGTKGAVEKQAVRDYRFFQQFGQLPENSLDVLIADEAHRVRIKSDGRDVPKWVKERGLAQADELILAAEVPVFLLDDWQSLRPDEVGSVAYLIERAEARGCDYEVFELPGMFRAEGSAAFRDWVTKLLSLNPTTASPWIPDGRFDVRLAESPEEMETFLEERIRKDNAQARMTAGFCWEWKKPNNGELLLEVRVGDWHRPWNAKDGVRLEDVPETSQWATDPRGFGQIGCIFTAQNFEFDWSGVIIGPDLFWQDGQFRVDRTKTHDGKLKQAKVSDQEVNRLVRHAYHVLLTRARKGIVIYAEDTDTRHALRELISGTVADSPLAKPARKKLPPQVTKAEQTVAQQLAIEFD, encoded by the coding sequence TTGCTGCTCCGGAAGTCGGTCGCCGAGCTGCGCCCGCTCATCGTTCCTGTCGGCGCCGAGCACCTGCCGCTCACCCAGCAACTGATCCACGAATACGTTCAGACCCACCCCAACAAGAAGCAGCCGGGGAACGGTCTGGTCGCGTCCTGGGACCACAGCCTCCCCGATGTCATCGAGGCGCTTCTCGCCCGGAACCTCGACAACGTCGAGGTCCTCATCGAATACGCGACCCCCGGCATGGCCGGCGAAGCCGACGCGATCCTCGCGGGACAGCATCCGACGACCCAGGACCTGTCCTATGTCGTCGTTGAACTCAAACAATGGCGCAAGGCGGTGGTGTCCCCCACCAATCCCATCGCTGTGGACGCCGGGTACGGCAAGCCGAAACTCCATCCAGTACGCCAGGTCCAGCGCTACTGCGAGTACCTCATCCAGCACCTCGCACCCTTGCACGGTCACCCCGACCGCATCGCCGGAGTCGCGTTGCTGCACAACGCCAGGCATGAGGTCGCCGCTCTCTTCGACCTGCCCCGCAGCGCCCACGGCCGCCTGTACACCAGAGACCAACTTGGCGACTTCGAGGCGTTTCTCGCCTCGCGTCTGGATCCGGGCGTCTCCGGCGCAAGGGCTGCGGACGTCTTGTGCCGGGCGACGCAGTACGAGGCGCCGTCGTCGAGCGAGGCATTCAGCAGGGTGGGTAGCCCGCATCCGGTCTTCGCCCTTCAGAAAGAGCAGGAGATTGCCTTCCAGGAGGTGTACGAGAAGGTCCGCGCGGGCGGAGCCAAGAGCGGCCGCAAGAAAGTCGTCATCATCCAGGGCGGCCCTGGCAGCGGCAAGACGGCTGTCGCCGTCGAGTTGCTGCGCACCCTTCGACAGGAAGGGCACGAGGTCGTGCATGCGAGCGGTTCCCGTTCCTTCACCCGGAACCTGCGCCGAGCCGCCGTGGATGCGGCACCGCGGGGCACGAAGGGCGCCGTCGAGAAGCAGGCGGTCAGGGACTACCGCTTCTTCCAACAGTTCGGCCAGCTGCCCGAGAACTCCCTCGATGTCCTCATCGCTGACGAAGCCCATCGCGTACGGATCAAGTCCGATGGACGCGACGTACCTAAGTGGGTCAAGGAACGCGGGCTTGCCCAGGCGGACGAGCTGATCCTGGCCGCCGAGGTGCCGGTGTTCCTGCTCGACGACTGGCAGTCTCTGCGGCCGGACGAGGTCGGCTCGGTGGCCTATCTCATCGAACGGGCCGAGGCGCGAGGGTGCGACTACGAAGTCTTCGAACTGCCCGGTATGTTCCGGGCCGAGGGCAGCGCCGCGTTCCGCGACTGGGTGACGAAGCTGCTGAGTCTCAATCCGACAACCGCGTCCCCATGGATACCTGACGGTCGTTTCGACGTTCGTCTGGCGGAGAGCCCCGAGGAGATGGAGACCTTTCTCGAGGAACGCATCCGCAAGGACAATGCACAGGCGCGGATGACCGCCGGGTTCTGCTGGGAATGGAAGAAACCCAACAACGGCGAACTTCTCCTCGAAGTACGCGTCGGCGATTGGCATCGCCCATGGAACGCGAAGGACGGGGTGCGGCTCGAGGACGTACCCGAGACAAGTCAATGGGCCACCGATCCACGCGGCTTCGGGCAGATCGGCTGCATCTTTACGGCGCAGAACTTCGAGTTCGACTGGAGCGGCGTCATCATCGGCCCGGACCTCTTCTGGCAGGACGGACAGTTCCGGGTGGACCGGACCAAGACCCATGATGGCAAGCTCAAGCAGGCAAAGGTGAGCGACCAGGAAGTGAACCGCCTGGTGCGACACGCCTACCACGTGCTGCTCACCCGTGCCCGCAAAGGCATTGTCATCTACGCCGAGGACACGGACACACGCCACGCTCTCCGGGAACTGATCTCCGGGACAGTCGCGGACTCCCCGTTGGCCAAGCCCGCGAGGAAGAAGCTTCCGCCGCAGGTCACCAAGGCGGAGCAGACCGTCGCGCAGCAGCTCGCGATAGAGTTCGACTAA
- a CDS encoding DUF2075 domain-containing protein, protein MLFRESAEAITARTLDGSLFLHLAEQFVHNHGYKPSLSEARSWERSLPALGRALVDAGLSQVEVLVEYSLPLTSKRADAVLAGVHPRTGEPSYVVVELKQWSQAYPDEDDPLLCRVDAYAQPVLNPIEQVRGYCDYLVSFNGALAEHGDRICGVAYLHNATEFGVSGLYEAQQSERGRMFTAERRGEFLDYLRSKLAPRPGAAAADALLAGKARPSLQLMTVAAQEVREREQFVLLDEQKVAYELVLAAVRRAEESDHKEVVVVTGGPGTGKSVIALSLLGELYRRGTPALHATGSQSFTKTMRKVAGARKREVQELFKYFNSFMTAPKNSLSVLICDEAHRIRETSANRYTPSSHRTGKRQIDELIDVARVPVFLLDQHQVVRPGEMGTVEQIRAAAAARGLRCRIVELDSQFRCGGSDAYLRWVVRLLGLEGTGPVVWEDDGKVVLEVVDSPQELEAFLTAKREQGYGARMTAGYCWPWTKKVPPGQALPTDVVIGEWARPWNVFGERAVNGAPPAALWATDPAGFGQVGCVYTAQGFEYDWNGVIIGPDLVWREDRWIVDRTASKDPVFKKSTPDGDVDRLILNTYKVLLTRGMVGTVIYSTDAETRTKLRELVAPSTPVPALA, encoded by the coding sequence TTGCTGTTCCGCGAGTCCGCAGAAGCGATCACCGCGCGGACCCTTGACGGTTCGTTGTTCCTGCACCTCGCCGAGCAGTTCGTGCACAACCACGGTTACAAGCCCAGCCTGTCCGAGGCTCGCTCGTGGGAGCGCTCGCTACCCGCTCTTGGGCGGGCCCTGGTCGATGCCGGTCTCAGTCAGGTGGAGGTGCTGGTCGAGTACTCGCTCCCGCTCACCAGCAAGCGAGCGGACGCGGTGCTGGCCGGCGTGCACCCGCGAACCGGCGAACCGTCCTACGTTGTCGTGGAATTGAAGCAGTGGAGCCAGGCGTACCCCGACGAGGACGACCCCCTGCTGTGCCGGGTCGACGCCTACGCCCAGCCCGTCCTCAACCCCATCGAGCAGGTCCGGGGGTACTGCGACTATCTGGTGAGCTTCAATGGAGCGCTTGCCGAACACGGAGATCGGATCTGCGGTGTGGCCTATCTCCACAACGCCACGGAATTCGGGGTCAGCGGACTGTACGAAGCGCAGCAGAGCGAGCGCGGACGGATGTTCACCGCCGAGAGGCGCGGCGAGTTCCTCGACTACTTGCGCTCGAAACTCGCACCACGGCCGGGCGCCGCAGCGGCCGACGCCCTGTTGGCCGGGAAGGCCCGGCCCTCACTCCAGCTGATGACGGTGGCGGCTCAGGAGGTGCGTGAGCGGGAGCAGTTCGTGCTGCTGGACGAGCAAAAGGTGGCGTACGAACTGGTGCTCGCGGCTGTACGCAGGGCGGAGGAGTCGGATCACAAGGAAGTCGTCGTGGTGACGGGCGGGCCCGGCACCGGCAAGAGCGTGATCGCGCTCTCCCTCCTCGGAGAGCTCTACCGGCGAGGCACACCTGCACTGCACGCCACCGGGTCACAGTCCTTCACCAAAACCATGCGAAAGGTCGCAGGCGCCCGCAAACGCGAAGTCCAAGAGCTTTTCAAATACTTCAACAGCTTCATGACGGCACCCAAGAACAGTCTCTCCGTGCTGATCTGCGACGAAGCCCACCGCATCCGGGAAACCTCAGCGAACCGGTACACCCCCTCCTCACACCGCACTGGCAAGCGACAAATCGACGAACTCATAGACGTCGCACGCGTGCCCGTATTCCTCCTCGACCAGCACCAGGTGGTACGGCCGGGGGAAATGGGCACCGTCGAGCAGATCCGGGCCGCTGCGGCTGCACGCGGACTGCGCTGCCGGATCGTGGAGTTGGACAGTCAGTTCCGGTGCGGAGGCAGCGACGCGTATCTGCGGTGGGTAGTACGGCTGCTCGGGCTGGAGGGCACCGGGCCGGTGGTGTGGGAGGACGACGGCAAGGTTGTCCTCGAAGTGGTCGACAGCCCGCAGGAGTTGGAAGCGTTCCTTACGGCCAAGCGCGAGCAGGGCTACGGCGCGCGGATGACAGCCGGATACTGCTGGCCCTGGACCAAGAAGGTTCCGCCCGGCCAGGCCCTGCCCACCGACGTCGTGATCGGCGAATGGGCCCGGCCGTGGAACGTCTTCGGCGAGCGTGCCGTGAATGGTGCTCCGCCGGCAGCCCTTTGGGCCACGGATCCCGCCGGCTTCGGCCAGGTCGGCTGCGTCTACACGGCCCAGGGCTTCGAGTACGACTGGAACGGAGTCATCATCGGCCCAGACCTCGTGTGGCGCGAGGATCGTTGGATCGTCGACCGCACGGCGTCCAAGGACCCCGTGTTCAAGAAGTCCACGCCCGATGGAGATGTGGACCGTTTGATCCTGAACACCTACAAGGTCCTGCTGACCCGCGGCATGGTCGGAACCGTCATCTACTCCACCGACGCCGAGACCCGTACGAAGTTGCGGGAACTCGTGGCTCCCTCGACACCTGTGCCTGCCCTCGCGTGA